One Physeter macrocephalus isolate SW-GA chromosome 19, ASM283717v5, whole genome shotgun sequence genomic window carries:
- the ZMAT5 gene encoding zinc finger matrin-type protein 5 isoform X2 translates to MGKRYFCDYCDRSFQDNLHNRKKHLNGLQHLKAKKLWYDMFRDAAAILLDEQNKRPCRKFLLTGQCDFGSNCRFSHMSERDLQELSMQVEEERWAREWPLDVTELPEVHVEDWLEKRAQRLSSAPSSRAEPVRATVFQYPVGWPPVQELPPSLRAPPPGGWPLQPSVQWG, encoded by the exons ATGGGGAAGCGTTACTTCTGCGACTACTGCGACCGCTCCTTCCAGGACAACCTCCACAACCGCAAGAAGCACCTGAACGGGCTGCAGCACCTCAAGGCCAAGAAGCTCTGGTACGACATGTTCCGAG ATGCAGCTGCCATCTTGCTGGATGAGCAGAACAAGCGGCCCTGCAGGAAGTTTCTACTGACAG GCCAGTGCGACTTTGGCTCCAACTGCAGATTTTCCCACATGTCAGAGCGAGACCTGCAGGAGCTGAGTATGCAGGTGGAGG AGGAGAGGTGGGCCAGGGAGTGGCCACTAGACGTCACTGAGCTCCCTGAGGTCCACGTGGAGGACTGGCTGGAGAAGAGAGCCCAGCGGCTGAGCTCGGCCCCAAGCAGCAG gGCTGAACCCGTCAGAGCCACCGTCTTCCAGTACCCAGTGGGCTGGCCACCAGTCCAGGAGCTTCCTCCATCCCTGCGGGCACCCCCGCCTGGGGGCTGGCCCCTGCAGCCCAGCGTCCAGTGGGGCTGA
- the ZMAT5 gene encoding zinc finger matrin-type protein 5 isoform X1, with product MGKRYFCDYCDRSFQDNLHNRKKHLNGLQHLKAKKLWYDMFRGSACVQLKSEPRSSLLADAAAILLDEQNKRPCRKFLLTGQCDFGSNCRFSHMSERDLQELSMQVEEERWAREWPLDVTELPEVHVEDWLEKRAQRLSSAPSSRAEPVRATVFQYPVGWPPVQELPPSLRAPPPGGWPLQPSVQWG from the exons ATGGGGAAGCGTTACTTCTGCGACTACTGCGACCGCTCCTTCCAGGACAACCTCCACAACCGCAAGAAGCACCTGAACGGGCTGCAGCACCTCAAGGCCAAGAAGCTCTGGTACGACATGTTCCGAG GAAGTGCCTGTGTGCAGCTAAAGTCGGAACCCAGATCCTCTCTTCTCGCAGATGCAGCTGCCATCTTGCTGGATGAGCAGAACAAGCGGCCCTGCAGGAAGTTTCTACTGACAG GCCAGTGCGACTTTGGCTCCAACTGCAGATTTTCCCACATGTCAGAGCGAGACCTGCAGGAGCTGAGTATGCAGGTGGAGG AGGAGAGGTGGGCCAGGGAGTGGCCACTAGACGTCACTGAGCTCCCTGAGGTCCACGTGGAGGACTGGCTGGAGAAGAGAGCCCAGCGGCTGAGCTCGGCCCCAAGCAGCAG gGCTGAACCCGTCAGAGCCACCGTCTTCCAGTACCCAGTGGGCTGGCCACCAGTCCAGGAGCTTCCTCCATCCCTGCGGGCACCCCCGCCTGGGGGCTGGCCCCTGCAGCCCAGCGTCCAGTGGGGCTGA
- the UQCR10 gene encoding cytochrome b-c1 complex subunit 9: protein MAGPTLTARLYSLLFRRTSTFALTIAVGALFFERAFDQGADAIYEHINEGKLWKHIKHKYENKA from the exons ATGGCGGGCCCGACGTTGACTGCGAGGTTGTACTCCCTGCTGTTCCGCAGGACCTCTACCTTTGCCCTCACCATAGCCGTGGGCGCCCTGTTCTTCGAGCGCGCCTTCGATCAAGGCGCGGACGCGATCTACGAACACATCAACGAAGGG AAGCTATGGAAACACATCAAGCACAAGTATGAGAACAAGGCGTAG